One genomic segment of Candidatus Poribacteria bacterium includes these proteins:
- a CDS encoding PHP domain-containing protein — protein sequence MIKKMTNREISAIFRAIGSLLQIRGEDAFRARIYERAADIIEDFPEELTAKDSQQSTPRYNREAVERLRATPGIGKAIEDKTVEMLETGRCKFYDELTAETGTEILELLNLRGVGVKTVGRFYQEYGVRNFDDLSELIESAQIRNMKGIGRKTLQMITESLAFHIEQRNKRPLWRILPTAQGLSDHLAPLTDSGSVKRYQWTGDLRRHEEICESVALIVECQDEGMFQFESGILPAPLQPLLESLNAIKTPQTQIVFKTDSQIQYVYDSENPKFNKRRIEESQHKPTDDVRDTLPLIQFYIDRDFPVSIYLCTAATYEATLFLTTATDAHINALPENDFLKSTRFWHEVRDMTELGIYEKLGLSYIPPELRQDGDSVAAAKTGTLPKLIEFADLRGDLHAHTDWSDGRHTLQDMVAAAKAEGLEYFAITDHSASSVVANGLKRKRLLEQIAQVRELDAAVEGITILAGSEVDIRQHGDLDYPGKILEQLDIVVASVHSHFTLSEAEMTKRIIRAIENPFVNIIGHPTGRLLGRRPMYPLNLEEIIEAAAENKKVLEINGASNRLDLDPEFVRMAKKAGVLLAVNTDAHGIEQLAHRQSGLNVARRGWLTKDEVINTYTLEELREKCNIG from the coding sequence ATGATTAAAAAAATGACAAATCGTGAGATCAGTGCTATATTCCGAGCCATCGGATCTCTCCTACAAATTCGCGGTGAAGATGCCTTTCGCGCCCGGATCTATGAACGAGCAGCCGATATCATCGAAGACTTCCCCGAGGAATTGACTGCCAAAGATTCCCAACAAAGCACACCGCGGTATAATCGGGAAGCAGTCGAAAGACTTCGAGCGACACCCGGCATTGGGAAAGCCATTGAAGATAAGACCGTTGAAATGCTGGAAACCGGACGCTGCAAATTCTACGATGAACTTACCGCAGAAACGGGAACAGAGATACTTGAATTGCTCAACCTTCGAGGTGTGGGTGTAAAAACCGTCGGCAGGTTCTATCAAGAATATGGAGTCAGAAATTTTGATGATCTCTCCGAATTGATTGAGAGTGCACAGATTCGGAACATGAAAGGCATCGGACGGAAAACGCTCCAGATGATAACCGAGAGCTTGGCGTTTCACATAGAACAAAGAAACAAACGTCCGCTATGGCGAATTTTACCCACTGCCCAAGGCCTTTCTGATCATCTGGCACCATTGACAGATAGCGGCTCGGTAAAACGCTACCAATGGACAGGCGATTTACGGCGGCATGAAGAGATTTGTGAAAGTGTCGCGTTGATTGTTGAATGCCAAGACGAAGGCATGTTCCAGTTTGAAAGTGGCATCTTACCAGCACCCCTACAACCACTTCTCGAGTCCCTAAACGCTATAAAAACGCCGCAGACTCAGATCGTTTTTAAAACGGACAGTCAAATCCAGTACGTATATGACAGCGAAAATCCCAAATTTAACAAAAGACGCATTGAAGAAAGTCAGCACAAACCGACAGACGATGTGCGCGACACACTCCCCCTAATTCAATTCTATATTGACAGAGATTTCCCGGTCTCTATCTATCTGTGTACGGCTGCCACCTACGAAGCGACCCTTTTCTTGACAACCGCGACAGACGCCCACATTAACGCACTCCCCGAAAACGATTTTCTGAAGTCGACCCGCTTTTGGCATGAAGTGCGTGATATGACAGAACTGGGAATTTATGAAAAACTCGGGCTCTCCTATATCCCGCCGGAACTTCGCCAGGACGGTGACTCGGTTGCCGCCGCAAAAACAGGCACTTTGCCAAAACTCATTGAGTTCGCCGATTTACGAGGCGACTTACACGCACACACCGATTGGAGCGACGGACGACATACACTCCAAGATATGGTCGCAGCGGCGAAAGCAGAAGGGCTTGAGTACTTTGCTATCACTGATCACTCTGCCTCTTCTGTCGTCGCAAACGGCTTGAAACGGAAGCGACTTCTGGAACAGATAGCACAAGTTCGCGAATTGGACGCAGCCGTTGAAGGGATCACAATCCTCGCGGGTTCTGAAGTAGATATCCGACAGCACGGTGATTTGGATTACCCGGGTAAAATCCTGGAACAACTTGACATTGTCGTCGCAAGCGTTCACAGTCACTTCACACTATCCGAAGCCGAAATGACGAAGCGTATCATTCGAGCGATCGAAAATCCGTTTGTCAACATCATCGGTCATCCGACAGGCAGATTGCTCGGACGTAGACCGATGTATCCCCTGAATCTTGAAGAGATTATTGAAGCCGCGGCGGAAAATAAGAAGGTTTTGGAAATTAACGGCGCATCGAACCGTTTGGATCTTGACCCTGAATTCGTGCGTATGGCAAAAAAAGCGGGGGTACTGTTAGCAGTCAACACCGATGCACATGGCATCGAACAACTCGCGCACCGTCAATCCGGGTTAAATGTCGCCCGGCGTGGATGGTTGACAAAAGACGAAGTCATCAACACCTACACCTTAGAAGAATTGCGTGAAAAGTGTAATATTGGTTAA
- a CDS encoding FtsX-like permease family protein, with protein sequence MRYHLKNAISHIARAGSASVMSSFGIGFVTVLLATLLLNHSFILQQSEFKSYAPTLIAFLKDTVDESAGRTLVSQIEKNGQVLAVNYASKAESLARGETQFQDLGILIKEAFAETRGVNPFPASLKIYVDEDLITRKTLEQIVLNIKAHSEIEDVLLTGQGQLKDRLRDSERTTFIAIGIAVVAIWFIIGSVINKTAITRAEEIALMKLLGMSRHHLFAPFVVHGLFLGGLGALCGLGCFYGMFYIFKSQLGVANFLTIYQSILVVLGEMVVGFLAGFVAQRKFA encoded by the coding sequence ATGCGTTATCATCTTAAGAATGCCATATCCCATATAGCCCGTGCCGGCAGCGCAAGTGTGATGAGTTCCTTTGGCATCGGTTTCGTCACTGTTTTACTTGCGACCTTACTGTTAAACCATTCGTTCATATTACAGCAGTCTGAGTTTAAAAGTTATGCCCCTACCCTTATTGCGTTTCTAAAAGATACTGTTGATGAGTCAGCCGGACGCACCTTGGTCAGTCAGATAGAAAAGAATGGACAAGTGCTCGCTGTCAATTACGCCTCAAAGGCAGAAAGCCTCGCTCGCGGTGAAACCCAGTTCCAAGATTTGGGTATCCTCATTAAGGAGGCATTCGCAGAGACCAGAGGCGTAAACCCATTCCCGGCATCCCTCAAAATTTATGTCGACGAAGACTTGATAACGCGTAAAACTTTAGAGCAGATTGTGTTGAATATCAAAGCTCACAGCGAAATTGAGGATGTGCTCTTGACAGGACAGGGTCAGTTAAAGGATCGTCTACGCGATTCAGAGCGGACGACTTTCATCGCTATCGGAATAGCGGTTGTCGCCATCTGGTTCATTATCGGTTCTGTTATCAACAAAACAGCGATCACCCGCGCAGAAGAGATAGCCCTTATGAAACTCCTCGGCATGTCCCGGCATCATCTCTTTGCTCCTTTTGTTGTTCATGGACTTTTCCTTGGCGGTCTTGGCGCCTTGTGTGGACTTGGCTGCTTTTACGGAATGTTTTATATATTCAAATCTCAATTAGGGGTGGCCAATTTCCTTACGATCTATCAATCTATTCTGGTTGTCCTTGGCGAAATGGTCGTTGGGTTCCTCGCCGGTTTTGTCGCACAACGGAAATTTGCCTAA
- a CDS encoding ATP-binding cassette domain-containing protein has protein sequence MIQLHQVSFSYGELSVLEKVSFRVERGEFVFLVGPSGSGKTTLSRLLYADLDPVGGDLSVVGQQLAKLDNISLPYFRQKIGLVFQDFKFLENKTVQENLALPQRLIGTPRQLIKENVDKLLNQMGLYHHHNALPSEISGNERRRLAIARAIINNPLLLIADAPTEGLDLRLSLEVMTLLDALNFQGMTVFVSTSDRTLAEKCNKRIIELRDGGIH, from the coding sequence ATGATACAGTTGCATCAAGTCAGTTTCAGTTATGGCGAACTTAGCGTGCTTGAGAAGGTGAGCTTTCGCGTGGAGCGCGGTGAATTCGTGTTTCTCGTGGGTCCAAGTGGTTCTGGCAAGACAACACTATCGCGACTGTTATATGCTGATTTAGATCCAGTCGGCGGTGACCTGAGTGTCGTTGGACAACAACTCGCAAAATTGGACAACATCAGTCTCCCCTACTTTCGGCAGAAGATAGGGCTCGTCTTCCAAGATTTCAAGTTCTTAGAAAACAAGACAGTTCAAGAAAATTTGGCACTACCACAGCGACTCATAGGGACGCCAAGGCAGTTGATTAAGGAAAATGTCGATAAACTCCTAAATCAGATGGGGCTATATCACCATCACAATGCGCTCCCATCAGAAATATCCGGCAATGAGCGAAGACGCCTCGCGATAGCGCGCGCAATTATCAACAACCCTTTGTTACTGATTGCGGATGCGCCGACAGAAGGCTTAGATTTGCGCCTCTCGCTTGAGGTGATGACACTTCTTGATGCACTTAACTTTCAGGGAATGACTGTTTTCGTCTCTACGAGCGACCGAACACTCGCTGAGAAATGTAATAAGCGGATTATTGAACTACGGGATGGCGGCATCCATTGA
- the topA gene encoding type I DNA topoisomerase: MPKSLVVVESPAKAKTIKKILGRDYIVESSVGHIRDLPRKELGVDIENAFAPKYVLIRGKGKVVKSLQSEARKVDNIYLAADPDREGEAICWHLFEELKKTKKPIHRITYNEVTKNAILEAIEKPGDIDMALVDAQQARRVLDRLVGYQISPILWRSVKPGLSAGRVQSVAVRLICEREAEIEAFKSEEYWTLTATLTPTKVQHLFPAKLHKIGKKKGEINNYGFRIDETRAKELAADAKTQTYLVEKVQKRERKQRPVPPFITSTLQQEASRKLRFVAKKTMLIAQQLYEGLEIGSEGSVGLITYMRTDSTRVAQEGLQAARAYITETYGKEYLPNRAVNYRSKRGAQDAHEAIRPTLPLRTPADLKPYLNRDQFRLYELIWMRFIASQMNPAIFDGTTIDIQAGTYFFRATGSVMKFQGFRRVYMEGKDDPATDERESDEEAINLPDVKEGDRLDLRKLEPKQHFTQPPPRYSEATLVKMLEAKEIGRPSTYASILSTIQDRGYVTKERGRLSPTDVGRLVNELLKHGFPNIVDVEFTAKMEDQLDVIADGKIKWVETLGQFYPAFQTALNEAPDRMYEARKAMEEQSDEKCEKCGSHMIVKWGRYGRFLGCANYPECRNIKRLTTTDDAPTAEPEPTDIACEKCGKPMVVRVSRAGAKFLSCSGYPKCKNAKPIPMGIDCPELNCEGYLGERRSRRGKVFYGCSNYPKCEFSTWDKPVPESCPKCNAPFLVEKTEKAKGGEAATSRLVCHTAACDYTK, encoded by the coding sequence ATGCCAAAGTCACTCGTCGTTGTTGAATCGCCGGCGAAAGCGAAGACTATCAAAAAGATTTTAGGTAGGGATTACATTGTTGAATCCTCCGTTGGACATATTCGAGACCTCCCCCGGAAGGAACTGGGGGTCGATATTGAGAACGCCTTTGCTCCGAAATACGTTTTGATCCGGGGAAAAGGAAAGGTCGTGAAATCCCTCCAAAGCGAAGCGCGTAAGGTTGACAATATCTATCTTGCCGCGGACCCAGATCGCGAAGGTGAAGCAATCTGCTGGCATCTTTTTGAGGAACTGAAAAAGACAAAGAAGCCCATCCATCGGATCACCTACAACGAAGTCACCAAAAACGCAATTTTAGAAGCAATTGAAAAACCGGGCGATATTGATATGGCACTCGTCGATGCGCAACAAGCGCGTCGCGTCTTGGATAGACTTGTTGGATACCAGATTAGCCCTATCTTGTGGCGTAGTGTGAAACCGGGTCTCAGTGCCGGGAGAGTTCAATCCGTTGCAGTCCGCCTGATTTGCGAGCGTGAAGCAGAAATCGAGGCATTCAAATCAGAAGAATACTGGACACTCACAGCAACATTGACACCGACCAAAGTTCAGCATCTCTTCCCTGCAAAGTTACATAAAATTGGAAAAAAGAAGGGCGAAATTAACAACTACGGGTTCCGCATAGACGAAACGCGTGCCAAAGAACTCGCTGCCGACGCAAAGACCCAGACATATCTCGTTGAAAAAGTCCAAAAGCGGGAACGGAAACAGAGGCCTGTCCCTCCGTTTATCACGAGTACTTTACAACAGGAAGCGTCACGGAAACTCCGCTTTGTTGCCAAAAAGACGATGCTCATTGCCCAACAACTCTACGAGGGCTTGGAAATTGGCAGCGAAGGATCCGTCGGGCTTATTACTTACATGCGTACCGATTCGACACGGGTTGCTCAGGAAGGACTCCAAGCAGCGCGAGCGTACATCACAGAAACATACGGCAAAGAATATTTACCCAATCGTGCTGTTAATTACCGGAGCAAAAGAGGGGCGCAAGATGCCCACGAAGCGATCCGTCCGACCTTGCCGTTGCGTACGCCGGCGGACTTGAAGCCATATTTGAATCGTGATCAATTTCGACTCTATGAACTGATTTGGATGCGCTTTATAGCGAGTCAGATGAATCCGGCTATTTTCGATGGTACAACCATCGACATCCAAGCAGGCACTTATTTCTTCCGCGCCACCGGTTCAGTTATGAAATTTCAAGGGTTCAGGCGCGTCTATATGGAAGGCAAAGATGATCCTGCTACCGATGAGCGTGAATCGGATGAAGAGGCAATCAACTTACCCGACGTTAAAGAAGGGGATAGACTCGACTTACGTAAATTAGAACCGAAACAGCATTTTACGCAACCACCCCCGCGTTATAGTGAAGCTACGCTGGTCAAAATGCTGGAAGCCAAGGAGATCGGACGTCCCAGTACCTACGCCTCTATCCTGTCAACAATTCAGGACAGAGGATACGTCACCAAAGAACGGGGAAGGCTCTCACCTACGGATGTCGGAAGGCTCGTTAACGAACTCCTGAAACACGGATTTCCCAACATCGTTGACGTTGAATTCACAGCAAAAATGGAGGATCAACTGGATGTCATTGCTGATGGGAAAATTAAGTGGGTAGAGACGTTAGGACAGTTCTATCCGGCTTTCCAAACCGCCCTCAACGAAGCCCCCGATAGGATGTATGAAGCCCGAAAGGCGATGGAAGAGCAATCGGACGAAAAGTGTGAAAAGTGTGGGAGCCATATGATCGTCAAATGGGGAAGATATGGACGGTTTCTGGGATGCGCCAACTATCCGGAATGTCGGAATATCAAGCGTTTAACCACCACAGATGACGCTCCCACTGCGGAACCGGAACCGACCGACATCGCGTGTGAAAAGTGTGGGAAACCTATGGTCGTCAGGGTAAGCCGCGCCGGTGCAAAATTTTTGTCATGTAGTGGATATCCAAAATGCAAAAACGCAAAGCCGATTCCTATGGGGATTGACTGTCCGGAGTTGAATTGTGAGGGCTACCTTGGTGAACGCCGGAGTCGACGTGGAAAGGTTTTTTATGGCTGCAGCAACTATCCGAAATGTGAATTCTCAACATGGGATAAACCTGTGCCAGAGTCTTGCCCTAAATGCAACGCGCCGTTTCTCGTTGAAAAGACGGAAAAGGCGAAAGGTGGCGAAGCCGCAACCTCACGTCTCGTCTGTCACACAGCAGCGTGTGACTATACAAAATAG
- a CDS encoding acetyl-CoA carboxylase carboxyl transferase subunit beta yields the protein MSEISKTIPCRNCDAQIAAKIFAKNLKVCPHCDYHYYMSAHERLNLIIDTDSFEEYDANLYSIDSLEFPEYPEKLERDVAKTGLRSEMLSGIANIGGYPTAIAIGDVGFIGGTCGSVIGEKVTRCIERALENQLPLVIVSVSGGMRMQEGTLALMQMAKTAAACAEYAKSGVFYISVVTDPTFGGATASYTSLGDVIVAEPGARIGFAGPLAVASLREELPENFQKAESLLEHGFIDAIVHRTDMRQMLIDLIAFAS from the coding sequence ATGTCCGAAATTTCAAAAACAATTCCATGTAGAAATTGCGATGCGCAGATTGCGGCAAAAATATTTGCCAAAAATCTTAAGGTCTGTCCACACTGCGATTACCATTACTATATGAGTGCGCACGAACGACTCAATCTCATTATAGATACGGATAGTTTTGAGGAATACGATGCCAATCTCTACTCTATTGATTCGCTCGAATTCCCAGAATATCCGGAAAAACTGGAGCGGGATGTCGCAAAAACGGGGCTCAGATCCGAGATGCTTTCCGGTATAGCCAATATCGGTGGGTATCCAACCGCTATTGCGATTGGCGATGTCGGGTTTATAGGCGGCACATGTGGCTCTGTTATCGGAGAAAAGGTTACGCGATGTATTGAACGCGCCCTTGAAAATCAGCTACCGTTAGTGATTGTCTCCGTGAGTGGTGGGATGCGGATGCAAGAAGGCACGCTCGCTTTAATGCAGATGGCAAAAACCGCTGCCGCTTGCGCCGAGTATGCTAAATCTGGAGTTTTCTATATTTCCGTTGTCACCGATCCAACGTTTGGGGGCGCGACTGCCAGTTATACGTCCCTCGGCGATGTCATCGTTGCTGAACCGGGGGCTCGGATCGGGTTTGCCGGTCCGTTAGCCGTTGCCAGCCTCCGTGAGGAACTTCCCGAAAACTTCCAGAAAGCGGAATCGTTGCTGGAACATGGATTCATTGACGCAATCGTTCACCGCACCGATATGCGCCAGATGCTTATAGATTTGATCGCCTTCGCCTCCTAA
- a CDS encoding LamG domain-containing protein: protein MKLTICLSITLLLMVAPLAMSIGPEEFLDGLVVYHAYDEGKGDKAEDLSGNKHEGVIDNPKWVDGKFGKALEFGGPGSDVFVTVESTAKLNVDEFSFMAWINSEEWGGVRQVVGKSVHGGCGGRVQYGVFSEGGVFKIRLETEAGRNDIATDLPETGEFVHIAFTNDTKKTKIFYDGKEVMEGDTPGKLKANDDPWRIGQDCERLNYVFSGIIDEVRLWNRALSEDEINTFMEQGVDALSVEAAGKLSTTWGRLKAGR from the coding sequence ATGAAACTGACTATTTGTTTATCCATCACACTACTTTTGATGGTAGCACCCCTCGCTATGTCCATCGGTCCAGAAGAATTTCTGGATGGCTTAGTGGTATACCACGCTTACGATGAGGGCAAGGGTGACAAAGCGGAAGATCTTAGCGGAAACAAGCATGAAGGTGTAATTGACAATCCTAAATGGGTTGATGGCAAATTCGGAAAGGCATTGGAATTTGGAGGTCCAGGCAGCGACGTTTTTGTCACTGTTGAAAGCACTGCCAAACTGAACGTGGATGAATTCTCGTTTATGGCGTGGATCAACTCCGAGGAATGGGGCGGTGTCCGTCAAGTCGTCGGTAAATCTGTTCATGGTGGGTGTGGTGGTAGAGTTCAATACGGCGTGTTCAGTGAAGGCGGGGTCTTCAAAATTCGTCTTGAAACCGAAGCAGGTCGCAACGATATTGCAACCGATTTGCCTGAGACTGGGGAATTTGTGCATATCGCCTTTACCAACGATACCAAGAAAACCAAAATCTTCTATGACGGCAAAGAGGTAATGGAAGGGGATACCCCCGGTAAACTCAAAGCCAACGATGATCCTTGGAGGATTGGACAGGATTGTGAACGCCTTAACTATGTTTTTTCTGGGATTATCGACGAGGTCCGTCTCTGGAATCGCGCACTCAGCGAGGATGAAATCAATACGTTCATGGAACAGGGCGTGGATGCCCTCTCTGTTGAAGCAGCGGGGAAACTCTCTACAACCTGGGGTCGCCTGAAAGCCGGACGTTAA
- a CDS encoding ATP-binding protein, giving the protein MFWEEIKRHYEAGSAHQFLLHFNIQDLLHDDVYGYLPTTEYLMEQLSMLGCELVLGYNTSQGIHLPNIGRWRATQKMLEVVPKYEKMGAFHFQSIATWLQTLRRFREVEDADLDEHDVDPQVARRRINATLAFDKPHEDPLMHMDPAPSEELIERLNHLFRQDRARVGLVINFLEQLAPNDPSLSSASNDDLQRFFNQMQNWASDLEIRKRKHIILLLTHNTFDTHPNLIVNPEIPLIEIPFPDYEQRRHFIEYLHDISDMSSQTRESLGSTPQRESLAGETIGLNLFGIHDVVKQAESAQQKVGGEPLARYRRESIKTFSHGVLELGETYTNASADGWYAMWTIKDIAEGMRNRDLRRVPRGMLFLGPPGTGKVYATKLLAGEANMTFVQLRYASQVGEVTVNINENGNTYERNLNAAVNFIRGISPTVVFMDEIEQASPRTATHPEEQPPFPQSLVNAITDPSLHGRVIWVGASSRPDLMPQIFRRYGIFDMKLILLPPIAEGRIEILKIFCQEQATDQLNFRALVGDSATDGLTARDLSLIVQRANNIARRNGRDTLTDADLRQALDDFIPDHSPEMQLFMGLLALREANSRIMIPDGLLPPYQEFVDGNRIDKTGINRRIIELSTQLGLNA; this is encoded by the coding sequence ATGTTTTGGGAAGAGATAAAAAGACACTACGAAGCAGGGTCGGCACACCAGTTTCTCCTCCACTTTAATATCCAAGATCTGCTACATGACGATGTTTACGGCTACTTGCCGACGACGGAATATCTCATGGAGCAACTCAGCATGTTAGGGTGTGAACTCGTCCTCGGATATAATACCTCACAAGGCATTCATTTGCCGAATATCGGGCGGTGGCGAGCAACCCAAAAAATGCTGGAGGTTGTCCCGAAATACGAGAAAATGGGTGCTTTTCATTTCCAGAGTATAGCCACATGGCTGCAGACGCTTCGCCGTTTCCGGGAAGTTGAAGACGCGGATCTCGATGAGCATGACGTTGACCCGCAGGTCGCACGTCGAAGAATTAATGCGACTTTAGCGTTCGATAAACCGCATGAAGACCCGCTCATGCACATGGATCCCGCTCCCTCTGAGGAGCTGATAGAGAGGTTGAATCATCTGTTCCGGCAAGACAGAGCGAGGGTTGGATTGGTTATCAATTTTCTGGAGCAACTTGCACCAAACGACCCTTCCCTGAGTAGTGCTTCTAACGATGATCTGCAACGCTTTTTCAACCAGATGCAAAACTGGGCATCCGACTTGGAAATCCGAAAACGGAAACACATCATTCTGCTCCTCACGCATAACACCTTCGATACCCATCCGAATCTCATCGTGAATCCGGAGATTCCGCTGATAGAAATCCCGTTCCCCGACTATGAGCAACGTCGCCATTTTATTGAATATCTCCATGACATCTCGGATATGTCGTCGCAAACGCGGGAAAGTCTTGGAAGCACGCCTCAGAGAGAGTCCCTTGCAGGCGAGACAATAGGGCTGAACCTGTTCGGCATTCACGATGTTGTGAAACAGGCAGAGTCTGCACAACAGAAGGTGGGGGGTGAACCGCTTGCGAGATACCGACGTGAGAGCATTAAGACTTTCAGCCACGGCGTGCTTGAACTCGGTGAAACCTACACGAACGCCTCTGCCGATGGCTGGTATGCGATGTGGACAATTAAGGATATCGCAGAAGGCATGAGAAATCGAGATCTACGGCGCGTGCCGCGCGGTATGCTCTTCTTGGGTCCTCCCGGCACCGGTAAGGTCTATGCTACGAAGTTACTCGCAGGCGAGGCGAATATGACGTTCGTTCAACTCCGCTACGCCAGTCAGGTCGGCGAGGTAACAGTAAATATCAATGAGAATGGCAACACCTATGAGCGGAATCTAAACGCCGCCGTCAATTTCATTCGTGGCATTTCGCCGACGGTCGTTTTTATGGATGAAATTGAACAGGCATCGCCACGGACCGCAACACATCCAGAAGAACAGCCACCGTTCCCGCAGAGCCTCGTGAATGCCATTACCGATCCATCTTTGCACGGGAGAGTGATATGGGTGGGAGCATCGAGCCGTCCAGACCTAATGCCGCAGATTTTTCGACGATACGGTATTTTCGACATGAAGTTAATCCTGCTACCACCAATCGCTGAAGGCAGGATAGAAATTTTAAAGATCTTCTGTCAAGAACAAGCCACCGATCAACTCAACTTCCGGGCACTCGTCGGAGATTCAGCAACGGATGGACTGACTGCACGAGACCTCTCTCTAATTGTTCAGCGCGCAAATAACATCGCGAGACGCAATGGACGTGATACCCTCACAGATGCCGATCTGCGTCAGGCGTTGGATGACTTTATACCCGACCACTCACCGGAAATGCAGCTTTTCATGGGATTGTTAGCGTTACGGGAGGCGAATTCCCGGATTATGATCCCGGACGGACTCTTGCCGCCATACCAAGAATTTGTAGATGGCAATCGGATTGATAAAACCGGAATTAATAGACGCATCATAGAATTGAGCACCCAACTCGGCTTGAACGCTTGA
- a CDS encoding LamG domain-containing protein: MKNTILTRKFSFFGIVCFSVALSMLFIPFASAALTDGLILHHSYDEGEGTLAADSSGNGHDGEISNPDWDSGKIGGALRFGGEGSDVFVTVESTDLLNVNECTFAAWINADHWNGTRQIVGKSVHGGCAGRTQYGLFSEGGVFKLRFETEGGRADITTDLPATGEWIHVAFTNDGETATIYINTEAVVDGEVPGELKANDDPWRIGQDCERLNYVFAGLIDEVSLWNRALSADEIGMASEAGVSVDPRAKLATTWGNIKTAH; encoded by the coding sequence ATGAAAAATACAATATTGACTCGCAAGTTCTCATTCTTTGGGATCGTGTGTTTCTCAGTGGCACTGTCCATGCTATTCATACCGTTCGCCTCGGCAGCTCTCACAGATGGGCTTATCCTGCATCATTCTTACGATGAGGGAGAAGGCACACTCGCTGCAGACTCGAGCGGGAACGGACACGATGGTGAAATTTCCAATCCTGACTGGGATTCTGGAAAAATCGGCGGTGCCCTTCGCTTTGGCGGCGAAGGTAGCGACGTGTTTGTCACCGTTGAAAGCACCGATCTCTTGAACGTGAACGAATGTACGTTTGCGGCATGGATTAACGCCGATCATTGGAACGGCACGCGCCAGATCGTTGGTAAATCCGTCCACGGTGGTTGTGCGGGTCGAACACAATACGGTCTATTCAGCGAAGGCGGGGTTTTCAAACTCCGTTTTGAAACCGAAGGCGGCAGAGCCGACATCACAACCGATCTTCCAGCAACAGGTGAGTGGATTCACGTTGCTTTTACCAACGATGGTGAAACCGCAACAATCTACATCAACACTGAAGCGGTTGTGGATGGCGAAGTGCCGGGCGAACTGAAAGCCAACGACGATCCGTGGCGGATCGGGCAGGATTGTGAACGCCTTAACTATGTCTTCGCCGGCTTGATAGACGAGGTTTCCCTCTGGAACCGCGCTTTGAGTGCCGACGAAATTGGTATGGCATCAGAAGCAGGTGTGTCTGTTGATCCCCGTGCGAAATTAGCCACCACTTGGGGCAACATCAAAACTGCTCATTAA